A portion of the Catalinimonas alkaloidigena genome contains these proteins:
- the mreC gene encoding rod shape-determining protein MreC, translating to MQQLFQLLFQYRLFLMFLLLEAICGWLIVRNNPYQSAAFHHTSSTLTGDVLTFSNSTKEFLELTTTNQQLAAENARLRFELEQVRLQTLPIRTDTLTQRDSMRDSLHIELPPFQFASDTVVPQYVFRTAKVINNSVRRFKNYLTINRGTDDGIRPGMGVASSQGVVGRVKASSKHFSTVTSVLHTDMTVSAQIQGENAFGSISWDGTDPQRVQLNYIPRHIQIEVGDTIVTTGYSTLFPPYMAIGTIQDVNIDDNQTFYDIDVTLFNDLQTVTYVYVIENLLQEEQDSLEQVSMQ from the coding sequence ATGCAGCAGCTTTTTCAGTTACTTTTCCAATATCGGCTCTTCCTGATGTTTCTCCTGCTGGAGGCCATTTGTGGGTGGTTGATCGTGCGGAACAATCCTTACCAGAGTGCTGCGTTTCACCACACGTCGAGTACCCTTACCGGCGATGTCCTGACGTTCAGTAACAGTACCAAAGAGTTTCTGGAATTAACGACGACCAACCAGCAGCTGGCGGCAGAAAACGCCCGGTTGCGGTTCGAGTTGGAGCAGGTACGGTTACAAACGTTGCCGATCCGGACCGACACGCTCACACAGCGCGATTCGATGCGCGATTCGCTCCATATAGAGCTGCCACCGTTCCAGTTTGCGTCCGACACGGTTGTGCCGCAATACGTATTCAGAACGGCCAAAGTCATCAATAACTCCGTCCGTCGCTTCAAAAACTACCTGACCATCAACCGGGGGACCGACGACGGCATTCGCCCCGGAATGGGTGTGGCCTCGTCACAGGGCGTGGTGGGGCGCGTGAAAGCTAGTTCCAAACATTTCTCGACCGTGACGTCTGTACTGCATACCGACATGACGGTATCGGCCCAGATTCAGGGCGAAAACGCGTTCGGGTCCATCAGTTGGGACGGTACCGACCCGCAGCGCGTCCAGCTCAACTACATTCCGCGACACATTCAGATCGAAGTGGGCGACACGATCGTGACCACGGGGTACAGCACCCTCTTTCCGCCGTACATGGCGATCGGCACCATCCAGGATGTAAACATTGACGATAACCAAACGTTTTACGACATCGATGTGACGTTATTCAATGATTTACAGACAGTTACTTACGTATACGTAATCGAGAATTTATTGCAGGAAGAGCAGGATTCGCTCGAGCAAGTCAGTATGCAATAG
- a CDS encoding rod shape-determining protein has translation MGFFDFFSSDIAIDLGTANTLVIHKDKIVVDEPSIIAIDKTTSKVLAIGKRAMQMHEKTHENIKTIRPLKDGVIADFTAAEQMIRGMIKLINVGKMGLFSPSHRMVICIPSGITEVEKRAVKDSAEHAGAKEVYMIYEPLAAAIGIGIDIEQPVGSMIVDIGGGTTEIAVIALSGIVCDQSIRIAGDVFTKDILDYMRRQHNLLIGERSAERVKIEVGSALTELDNPPADYEIRGRDLMTGIPKVIKVSYSEIAFALDKSVSKIEEAVLKALEISPPELSADIYENGIHLTGGGAMLRGLDKRLALKTKLPIHIADDPLRAVVRGTGIALKNLDNFKSVLIQ, from the coding sequence GTGGGATTCTTTGATTTCTTTTCCAGCGATATAGCGATCGACCTGGGTACCGCGAATACCCTCGTAATTCACAAAGACAAGATTGTGGTGGACGAACCGTCCATCATCGCCATCGACAAAACAACGAGCAAAGTGCTGGCCATCGGCAAGAGGGCCATGCAGATGCACGAAAAAACGCACGAAAACATCAAGACCATCCGCCCGTTGAAAGACGGCGTGATCGCTGACTTTACGGCCGCCGAGCAGATGATTCGCGGCATGATCAAGCTGATCAACGTAGGCAAGATGGGGCTGTTTTCGCCGTCGCACCGGATGGTAATCTGCATCCCGTCGGGCATCACCGAGGTAGAAAAACGGGCCGTAAAAGACTCGGCCGAACACGCCGGTGCCAAAGAGGTCTACATGATCTACGAACCCCTGGCGGCGGCCATCGGGATCGGGATCGACATCGAGCAACCCGTGGGATCGATGATCGTCGATATAGGCGGAGGGACCACCGAAATTGCGGTTATTGCCCTCTCCGGCATTGTTTGTGACCAGTCGATCCGCATCGCGGGCGATGTGTTCACCAAAGACATTCTCGACTACATGCGTCGGCAGCACAACCTGCTGATCGGGGAGCGCTCGGCCGAACGGGTCAAAATCGAAGTCGGTTCAGCACTGACCGAGCTGGACAACCCTCCGGCCGATTACGAAATTCGGGGACGCGACCTGATGACCGGTATTCCGAAGGTGATCAAAGTGAGCTACTCGGAAATTGCGTTCGCACTCGACAAGTCCGTTTCGAAAATCGAAGAAGCGGTGCTGAAAGCCCTGGAGATTTCGCCCCCCGAGTTGTCGGCCGACATTTACGAAAACGGAATTCACCTGACCGGTGGCGGTGCCATGCTGCGTGGCCTCGACAAGCGTCTGGCCCTGAAAACCAAACTCCCGATCCACATTGCCGACGACCCGCTGCGTGCCGTTGTGCGCGGAACCGGCATTGCGCTGAAAAATCTCGACAATTTCAAAAGTGTACTTATCCAGTAA